A window of the Streptomyces albireticuli genome harbors these coding sequences:
- the nadD gene encoding nicotinate-nucleotide adenylyltransferase, which produces MGEQTGPVKRRLGVMGGTFDPVHHGHLVAASEVAAQFHLDEVVFVPTGQPWQKSHKVVSPAEDRYLMTVIATASNPQFSVSRIDIDRGGPTYTTDTLRDLRALNDDADLFFITGADALAQILTWRDTEELFSLAHFIGVTRPGHILANPGLPEGGVSLVEVPALAISSSDCRARVAKGDPVWYLVPDGVVRYIDKRKLYRD; this is translated from the coding sequence ATGGGAGAGCAGACAGGGCCCGTGAAGCGGCGGCTCGGCGTGATGGGCGGGACATTCGACCCGGTCCACCACGGCCACCTGGTCGCCGCGAGCGAGGTGGCCGCGCAGTTCCACCTGGACGAGGTGGTCTTCGTACCGACGGGACAGCCGTGGCAGAAGAGCCACAAGGTGGTGTCGCCGGCCGAGGACCGCTATCTGATGACGGTGATCGCCACCGCGTCCAACCCACAGTTCTCGGTCAGCCGCATCGACATCGACCGCGGCGGGCCGACGTACACCACGGACACGCTCCGCGACCTGCGCGCCCTCAACGACGACGCGGACCTGTTCTTCATCACCGGCGCCGACGCGCTGGCCCAGATCCTCACCTGGCGGGACACCGAGGAGCTCTTCTCGCTGGCCCACTTCATCGGCGTGACCCGGCCCGGCCACATACTGGCCAATCCGGGGCTGCCCGAGGGCGGCGTCTCGCTCGTCGAGGTACCGGCGCTCGCCATCTCCTCCTCCGACTGCCGTGCCCGTGTGGCGAAGGGCGACCCGGTCTGGTACCTGGTGCCGGACGGCGTGGTGCGCTACATCGACAAGCGCAAGCTCTACCGCGACTGA
- a CDS encoding histidine phosphatase family protein encodes MAGRGRRIVLWRHGQTSWNLERRFQGSTDIELTPTGVAQARRAARLLAALRPDAIVSSDLSRARTTAAELAALTGLPVESDAALRETYAGVWQGLTHDEIIERHGAEYAAWKRGEPVRRGGGELETEVADRAAPVVLAQADKLPDGGILVVVSHGGTIRTTIGRLLGLESASWEALGGLTNCCWSVLGEGARGWRLLEHNAGTLPEPVLGDDD; translated from the coding sequence GTGGCCGGCAGGGGGCGGCGCATCGTCCTCTGGCGGCACGGCCAGACCTCATGGAACCTGGAGCGCCGTTTCCAGGGCTCCACGGACATCGAGCTGACCCCCACCGGCGTCGCGCAGGCACGCCGGGCCGCCCGGCTGCTGGCGGCGCTGCGGCCGGACGCGATCGTCTCCTCCGACCTCAGCCGGGCCAGGACCACGGCCGCCGAGCTGGCGGCCCTCACCGGCCTGCCGGTGGAGAGCGACGCGGCGCTGCGGGAGACCTACGCGGGCGTGTGGCAGGGCCTCACGCACGACGAGATCATCGAGCGGCACGGCGCGGAGTACGCGGCGTGGAAGCGCGGCGAGCCCGTGCGGCGCGGTGGCGGCGAGCTGGAGACCGAGGTCGCCGACCGGGCCGCCCCGGTCGTCCTGGCCCAGGCCGACAAGCTGCCCGACGGCGGCATCCTCGTCGTCGTCAGCCACGGCGGCACCATCCGCACCACCATCGGCCGGCTGCTCGGCCTGGAGTCGGCCTCCTGGGAGGCGCTCGGCGGCCTCACCAACTGCTGCTGGTCGGTGCTGGGCGAGGGCGCCCGCGGCTGGCGGCTGCTGGAGCACAACGCCGGAACGCTGCCCGAACCCGTCCTGGGTGACGACGACTGA
- the proB gene encoding glutamate 5-kinase, with protein sequence MTGARRIVVKVGSSSLTTAGGGLDADRVDALVDTLAKAGGAAGEKEIVLVSSGAIAAGLAPLGLARRPRDLARQQAAASVGQGLLVARYTASFARYGRRVGQVLLTTDDTSRRAHYRNAFRTLEQLLAMGAVPVVNENDTVATDEIRFGDNDRLAALVAHLVRADLLVLLSDVDGLYDGDPSTPGTSRIAEVAGPADLEGISIGSAGKAGVGTGGMVTKVEAARIAAAAGVPVVLTSASQAADALAGRPTGTFFHRTGRRSADRLLWLAHASTPRGALTLDEGAVRAVIEGGASLLPAGIASVEGEFSAGDPVELRDQAGRAVARGLVAFDAGEIPQLLGRSTRDLARDLGPGYEREVVHRDDLVVLHR encoded by the coding sequence GTGACGGGCGCCCGCAGGATCGTGGTCAAGGTGGGATCCTCCTCACTCACCACCGCGGGCGGGGGGCTGGACGCCGACCGCGTTGACGCGCTCGTCGACACGCTGGCCAAGGCCGGCGGCGCGGCGGGGGAGAAGGAGATCGTGCTGGTCTCCTCCGGGGCCATCGCCGCGGGCCTGGCGCCACTGGGCCTGGCGCGCCGGCCGCGCGACCTGGCCCGCCAGCAGGCCGCCGCCAGTGTGGGCCAGGGGCTGCTGGTCGCCCGCTACACCGCGTCCTTCGCGCGCTACGGCCGCCGCGTCGGCCAGGTGCTGCTGACCACGGACGACACCAGCCGGCGCGCGCACTACCGCAACGCCTTCCGGACCCTGGAGCAGCTGCTGGCCATGGGCGCGGTGCCGGTCGTCAACGAGAACGACACGGTCGCCACGGACGAGATCCGGTTCGGCGACAACGACCGGCTGGCGGCGCTGGTCGCCCACCTGGTCCGGGCCGACCTGCTGGTCCTGCTGTCGGACGTCGACGGTCTGTACGACGGCGACCCCAGCACCCCGGGCACCTCGCGGATCGCCGAGGTCGCGGGCCCGGCCGACCTGGAGGGCATCTCCATCGGCAGCGCCGGCAAGGCGGGCGTGGGCACCGGCGGCATGGTCACCAAGGTCGAGGCGGCCCGGATCGCGGCCGCGGCGGGCGTCCCCGTCGTCCTCACCTCCGCCAGCCAGGCCGCCGACGCCCTCGCGGGCCGCCCGACCGGCACGTTCTTCCACCGCACCGGCCGCCGCTCGGCCGACCGGCTGCTGTGGCTCGCGCACGCCTCCACCCCGCGCGGCGCCCTGACGCTGGACGAGGGGGCCGTGCGGGCCGTGATCGAGGGCGGCGCCTCGCTGCTGCCGGCGGGCATCGCGTCGGTCGAGGGGGAGTTCTCCGCGGGCGACCCCGTCGAGCTGCGGGACCAGGCCGGCCGGGCCGTGGCGCGCGGGCTCGTCGCCTTCGACGCGGGGGAGATCCCGCAGCTGCTCGGCCGCTCCACCCGGGATCTCGCCCGGGACCTGGGCCCCGGCTACGAGCGCGAGGTCGTGCACCGGGACGACCTGGTCGTGCTGCACCGCTGA
- the phsA gene encoding O-aminophenol oxidase PhsA has translation MTETAISPVRDGEASAGLTPFLDALRVPPVLRPGRTEALAGIDIDLTATWVRLHSQLPPTRVWAYDGHFPGPTIEIRRNRRLRISWNNRLTGTHPVTAVEATPVPGAPPPGDVPGRGAAPPLADVAALPPWTVTHLHGAPTGGGNDGWSENAVSPGDSQLSEYPNDHRAVAWWYHDHAMDITRWNVFAGLAGMYLVRDEEEDALRLPHGEHEVPLILQDRNLDQDEDGRLTGRLLHKTVVVGKDAHGKNVTAAFTGPYTLVNGVIWPYLDVSARWYRFRLLNGANARVFRLRLVDDETGEPVTGAAWQIGTDGGLLPRPVPLDGPLPVAPAERMDVLVDFGRLRGRRIRLDNVAPGVAHPRVMQFRVDSRPVRDPFVLPQVISSSFRRITHDTAPGHGHRLVVLTPPGTAGDAHPGLWEMRPVKPGEVPVPGEGVIQVKGADGTVRTYRRIARTFDDALGFMVTHGAWEQWSFLNLGGPTHPMHIHLIDFQVLSRDVYPAGAGSPFDTALGGTRAPLEFGGRVPVSAGDAGWKDVVQVPAGQMVNVIGRFQGAKGRFMYHCHLLEHEDMGMMRPFVVMPGEVLKFHHGEPGGHHGGHHDGP, from the coding sequence GTGACCGAGACAGCGATCAGCCCTGTCCGCGACGGCGAGGCGTCGGCCGGACTCACACCCTTTCTCGACGCCCTGCGCGTACCGCCGGTGCTGCGGCCGGGCCGCACGGAGGCCCTCGCCGGCATCGACATCGATCTGACGGCCACCTGGGTCAGGCTGCACTCACAGCTGCCGCCCACCCGCGTATGGGCCTACGACGGCCACTTCCCGGGGCCGACGATCGAGATCCGCCGCAACCGGCGGCTGAGGATCTCCTGGAACAACCGCCTCACCGGAACCCACCCGGTGACCGCCGTGGAGGCCACGCCCGTGCCGGGCGCCCCGCCGCCCGGTGACGTGCCCGGCCGGGGCGCCGCCCCGCCGCTCGCCGACGTGGCCGCCCTGCCGCCCTGGACGGTGACCCACCTGCACGGCGCGCCCACCGGCGGCGGCAACGACGGCTGGTCCGAGAACGCCGTCTCGCCCGGCGACAGCCAGCTCTCCGAATACCCCAACGACCACCGTGCGGTGGCCTGGTGGTACCACGACCACGCCATGGACATCACCCGCTGGAACGTCTTCGCGGGCCTCGCCGGCATGTACCTCGTCCGCGACGAGGAGGAGGACGCGCTGCGGCTGCCGCACGGCGAGCACGAGGTACCGCTGATCCTCCAGGACCGCAACCTCGACCAGGACGAGGACGGCCGGCTGACCGGTCGGCTGCTCCACAAGACCGTCGTCGTCGGCAAGGACGCCCACGGCAAGAACGTCACCGCCGCGTTCACCGGCCCGTACACCCTCGTCAACGGCGTCATCTGGCCGTATCTGGACGTCTCCGCCCGGTGGTACCGCTTCCGGCTGCTCAACGGCGCCAACGCCCGCGTCTTCCGGCTCCGGCTGGTCGACGACGAGACCGGCGAGCCCGTCACCGGCGCGGCCTGGCAGATCGGCACGGACGGTGGGCTGCTGCCGCGCCCGGTGCCGCTGGACGGGCCGCTGCCCGTGGCGCCCGCCGAGCGCATGGACGTGCTGGTCGACTTCGGCCGGCTGCGGGGGCGCCGGATCCGGCTGGACAACGTCGCGCCCGGGGTGGCGCACCCGCGGGTGATGCAGTTCCGGGTGGACTCCCGGCCGGTGCGCGACCCCTTCGTGCTGCCGCAGGTCATCTCCAGCTCGTTCCGGCGCATCACCCACGACACGGCGCCCGGCCACGGCCACCGCCTGGTCGTCCTGACGCCGCCCGGTACCGCGGGGGACGCCCACCCGGGGCTCTGGGAGATGCGGCCGGTGAAGCCGGGCGAGGTGCCGGTGCCCGGCGAGGGGGTGATCCAGGTCAAGGGCGCGGACGGCACGGTGCGGACGTACCGCAGGATCGCCCGCACCTTCGACGACGCGCTCGGCTTCATGGTCACCCACGGCGCGTGGGAGCAGTGGAGTTTCCTCAACCTGGGCGGGCCCACCCACCCGATGCACATTCACCTGATCGACTTTCAGGTGCTCAGCCGCGATGTGTACCCGGCCGGGGCGGGCAGCCCCTTCGACACCGCCCTGGGCGGCACGCGCGCGCCGCTGGAGTTCGGCGGGCGGGTGCCGGTGTCCGCGGGCGACGCCGGATGGAAGGACGTGGTCCAGGTGCCCGCCGGGCAGATGGTCAACGTCATCGGCCGCTTCCAGGGCGCCAAGGGCCGCTTCATGTACCACTGCCATCTGCTGGAGCACGAGGACATGGGGATGATGCGGCCCTTCGTGGTGATGCCGGGCGAGGTGCTGAAGTTCCACCACGGGGAGCCGGGCGGCCACCACGGCGGTCATCACGACGGGCCCTGA
- the rsfS gene encoding ribosome silencing factor — protein MTATDRSIELIKAAAQAAADKLAHDIIAYDVSDVLSITDAFLLASAPNDRQVKSIVDEIEEVLNKELGAKPVRREGDRDARWVLLDYVDIVVHVQHSEERVFYALERLWKDCPEIELPADAVATRGKAAEHAEAQAADLDGELS, from the coding sequence GTGACCGCCACGGACCGCTCCATCGAGCTCATCAAGGCCGCCGCCCAGGCGGCTGCGGACAAGCTCGCGCACGACATCATCGCCTACGACGTCAGTGACGTGCTGTCGATCACCGACGCCTTCCTGCTCGCCTCGGCCCCCAACGACCGCCAGGTCAAGTCGATCGTCGACGAGATCGAGGAGGTCCTCAACAAGGAGCTCGGCGCCAAGCCGGTGCGCCGTGAGGGCGACCGCGACGCCCGCTGGGTGCTGCTCGACTACGTCGACATCGTCGTCCACGTCCAGCACAGCGAGGAGCGCGTCTTCTACGCCCTGGAGCGGCTGTGGAAGGACTGCCCCGAGATCGAGCTGCCCGCCGACGCCGTCGCCACCCGCGGCAAGGCCGCCGAGCACGCCGAGGCGCAGGCCGCCGACCTGGACGGTGAGCTGAGCTGA
- a CDS encoding LCP family protein: MNDRQDPYAQDPYGQQPQLYGYDAYGQPVYRPDAPERVYDPYGQPVQQSLQQPAQQPVEAQGHAYGGHHDGYAAPYADPRPESHGGPDQGGPRTRQEWIPRQAGPPAPEEAHPGPGPEAGHATGPGPEPRPVPAPEYRTEQFSFIEEPDEDSEDVIDWLKFSESRTERRDERKRKGRNRVVALVVVAVLAVAGVAGYLWFAGSGDEKGPVAAGGAQKRDVIVVHLRQTQGGGSSTALLVDNETTRKGTTILLPNSLAVAREGGGSTTLGKSVQDDGTGATRDALNTLLGADIKGSWRLDTPYLENLVELVGGIAVDTDTDVAGAKAGESPVVRKGAGQDLSGQMAVAYATYRAPGEAPDKQLARFGQVMQAVLKKLSADTGATTRTVESLAQIPDPSLSVEQLGASLAQLAALARKGSYDTALLPVQPDGTLGDKATEGVVKDVLGGTVKNTDKNAAPRVSVKNATGNKGATGSALVTLVNGGYTAVDGGTAGPAGAVSSVTYADDQRAAEAKEVAKTLGLPASAVKQAKGASNADVTVVLGKDYKS; this comes from the coding sequence GTGAACGACCGACAGGATCCGTACGCGCAGGACCCGTACGGACAGCAGCCGCAGCTGTACGGCTACGACGCCTACGGTCAGCCGGTGTACCGGCCGGACGCCCCGGAGCGCGTGTACGACCCTTACGGTCAGCCGGTCCAGCAGTCGCTCCAGCAGCCCGCGCAGCAGCCTGTCGAGGCGCAGGGCCACGCCTACGGCGGTCACCACGACGGCTACGCCGCCCCGTACGCCGATCCGCGGCCGGAGAGCCACGGCGGCCCGGACCAGGGCGGGCCGCGGACCCGGCAGGAGTGGATCCCGCGCCAGGCCGGCCCGCCCGCTCCGGAGGAGGCCCACCCCGGCCCGGGCCCGGAGGCGGGCCACGCGACGGGCCCCGGGCCGGAGCCGCGTCCCGTTCCCGCCCCGGAGTACCGCACCGAGCAGTTCTCCTTCATCGAGGAGCCGGACGAGGACTCCGAGGACGTCATCGACTGGCTCAAGTTCAGCGAGAGCCGCACCGAGCGGCGCGACGAGCGCAAGCGCAAGGGCCGCAACCGCGTCGTCGCCCTCGTCGTGGTCGCCGTCCTGGCGGTCGCCGGAGTGGCCGGCTATCTGTGGTTCGCCGGTTCCGGCGACGAGAAGGGCCCGGTGGCCGCCGGCGGCGCGCAGAAGCGCGACGTGATCGTCGTCCATCTGCGGCAGACCCAGGGCGGCGGCAGCTCCACGGCCCTGCTGGTCGACAACGAGACCACCCGTAAGGGCACCACGATCCTGCTGCCCAACTCCCTGGCCGTCGCCAGGGAGGGCGGCGGCTCCACCACGCTCGGCAAGTCCGTGCAGGACGACGGCACCGGCGCGACCCGGGACGCCCTGAACACCCTGCTCGGCGCCGACATCAAGGGCAGCTGGCGGCTGGACACCCCCTACCTGGAGAACCTCGTCGAGCTCGTCGGCGGGATCGCCGTGGACACCGACACCGACGTGGCCGGCGCCAAGGCCGGGGAGAGCCCCGTCGTCCGTAAGGGCGCCGGCCAGGACCTCAGCGGGCAGATGGCCGTCGCCTACGCCACCTACCGGGCGCCCGGGGAGGCGCCGGACAAGCAGCTGGCGCGCTTCGGGCAGGTCATGCAGGCGGTGCTGAAGAAGCTCTCCGCCGACACCGGCGCGACCACCCGGACCGTGGAGTCGCTCGCCCAGATCCCCGACCCCTCGCTCTCCGTGGAACAGCTCGGCGCCTCGCTGGCCCAGCTCGCCGCGCTGGCCAGGAAGGGCTCGTACGACACCGCCCTGCTGCCCGTGCAGCCCGACGGGACGCTCGGCGACAAGGCGACCGAGGGCGTCGTGAAGGACGTCCTGGGCGGCACGGTGAAGAACACCGACAAGAACGCCGCGCCCCGGGTCAGCGTGAAGAACGCCACAGGGAACAAGGGAGCCACCGGTTCCGCCCTCGTCACGCTCGTCAACGGCGGCTACACCGCTGTCGACGGCGGCACGGCGGGCCCGGCCGGGGCGGTGTCCTCGGTCACCTACGCCGACGACCAGCGGGCGGCCGAGGCCAAGGAGGTCGCCAAGACGCTGGGGCTGCCCGCGTCGGCGGTGAAGCAGGCGAAGGGGGCGTCCAACGCGGACGTCACCGTGGTCCTGGGCAAGGACTACAAGAGCTGA
- a CDS encoding glutamate-5-semialdehyde dehydrogenase — protein MSSVFPSPLADPMPQSPVLRAAYRARAAAAELAPLPRSVKDEALLAIADALEVRTKEIVEANAEDVERARAAGTSETVIDRLTLTPERVRAIAKDVRDVVALPDPVGEVVRGSTLPNGIDLRQVRVPLGVVGIIYEARPNVTVDAAALCLKSGNAVLLRGSSSAYSSNTALVRVLRDAVGGAGLPADAVQLVPGESRDSVRELMRARGMVDVLIPRGGASLIRTVVEESTVPVIETGTGNCHVYVDAEADLDMAVDILINSKAQRPSVCNAAETLLVHQDIAVDFLPRALAALAEAGVTVHGDERVLALAEGGPATVVPATVEDWETEYLSYDIAAAVVDSLDAAVRHIRLWTSGHTEAIVTTSQAAARRFTQLVDSTTVAVNASTRFTDGSQFGFGAEIGISTQKLHARGPMGLPELTSTKYIVTGDGHVRGGGPAAG, from the coding sequence ATGAGCAGCGTTTTCCCCTCCCCCCTCGCCGACCCGATGCCGCAGTCCCCGGTGCTGCGCGCGGCCTACCGTGCCCGCGCCGCGGCCGCCGAGCTGGCGCCACTGCCGCGCTCGGTGAAGGACGAGGCGCTGCTGGCGATCGCCGACGCCCTCGAGGTCCGGACCAAGGAGATCGTCGAGGCCAACGCCGAGGACGTCGAGCGCGCCCGGGCCGCCGGCACCAGCGAGACCGTCATCGACCGGCTGACCCTCACCCCCGAGCGGGTGCGGGCCATCGCCAAGGACGTCCGCGACGTCGTCGCCCTCCCCGACCCGGTCGGCGAGGTCGTCCGCGGCTCGACCCTCCCCAACGGCATCGACCTGCGCCAGGTGCGGGTGCCGCTCGGCGTGGTCGGAATCATCTACGAGGCCCGGCCCAATGTGACCGTGGACGCCGCCGCCCTGTGCCTGAAGTCCGGCAACGCCGTCCTGCTGCGCGGCTCGTCCTCCGCGTACTCCTCCAACACCGCCCTGGTGCGGGTCCTGCGCGACGCCGTCGGCGGCGCCGGGCTGCCCGCGGACGCGGTGCAGCTGGTCCCGGGCGAGAGCCGGGACTCCGTGCGGGAGCTGATGCGCGCCCGCGGCATGGTCGACGTGCTGATCCCGCGCGGCGGCGCCTCGCTGATCCGCACGGTCGTCGAGGAGTCCACCGTCCCCGTGATCGAGACGGGCACCGGCAACTGCCACGTCTACGTCGACGCCGAGGCCGACCTCGACATGGCCGTGGACATCCTGATCAACTCCAAGGCCCAGCGGCCCAGCGTCTGCAACGCCGCCGAGACCCTCCTGGTCCACCAGGACATCGCCGTGGACTTCCTGCCCCGCGCGCTGGCGGCGCTGGCCGAGGCCGGCGTCACCGTGCACGGCGACGAGCGGGTCCTCGCCCTGGCCGAGGGCGGCCCGGCCACCGTGGTGCCCGCGACCGTCGAGGACTGGGAGACCGAGTACCTCTCGTACGACATCGCCGCCGCCGTCGTGGACTCCCTGGACGCCGCCGTCCGGCACATCCGGCTGTGGACCTCCGGCCACACCGAGGCCATCGTCACGACCTCGCAGGCCGCCGCCCGCCGCTTCACCCAGCTGGTGGACTCCACGACGGTCGCGGTCAACGCCTCGACGCGGTTCACGGACGGCAGCCAGTTCGGCTTCGGCGCCGAGATCGGCATCTCCACCCAGAAGCTGCACGCGCGCGGCCCGATGGGCCTGCCGGAGCTCACCTCGACCAAGTACATCGTCACGGGCGACGGCCATGTGCGCGGAGGCGGGCCCGCCGCGGGCTGA
- a CDS encoding NADH-quinone oxidoreductase subunit NuoF family protein → MNAPLPGLPPVLALGQPRLTAGFDLAARLDRRSHLAVHGPPAQLTETELTTLAETVTLRGRGGAGFPLARKLRAVGLAARRRGIRPAVVVNGCEGEPACRKDAVLLARAPHLVLDGALLAAEALDAATLVVGVTRRTAEESVLEALAERGLTDRRGRTLRARVVRLPERLVSGESSALLRAADGGPPLPPGRHAHASEEGLGGAPTLLSNTETFAQLALAAHLGADHYASSGTAAEPGTLLLTVSGAVPDPRVVEAPSGVPLAHVLRSCGAGPDLQAVLTGGYHGAWLDAPTAYAAAVSREGLASCGGSLGAGALLPLPAGTCPLGEAVRVAHWLAAESAGQCGPCRLGLPSVAGALADVVSGGGRSALETVRQAAGAVRGRGACAHPDGAARFTLTALSAFTDDLAAHVLGGGCGRPTLGALPLPLAAGATEGSPESGERLAVDWTLCEGHGLCAGLLPELVRLGPDGYPALAEAGVPTHLRGRALRAVRRCPALALRLDRELGREAGQGN, encoded by the coding sequence GTGAACGCCCCCCTTCCCGGGCTGCCGCCCGTCCTCGCCCTCGGGCAGCCGCGCCTGACGGCCGGCTTCGACCTGGCCGCCCGCCTGGACCGCCGGTCCCACCTCGCCGTGCACGGCCCGCCGGCCCAGCTCACCGAGACGGAGCTCACCACCCTCGCGGAAACGGTCACCCTGCGCGGCAGGGGCGGCGCGGGCTTCCCCCTCGCCCGGAAGCTACGGGCGGTGGGCCTCGCCGCACGGCGCCGCGGCATCCGCCCGGCCGTGGTCGTCAACGGCTGCGAGGGCGAACCGGCCTGCCGTAAGGACGCCGTGCTGCTCGCCCGCGCCCCGCACCTGGTGCTCGACGGCGCCCTGCTGGCCGCCGAGGCCCTCGACGCGGCCACCCTGGTCGTCGGGGTGACCCGGCGGACGGCCGAGGAGTCCGTCCTGGAGGCCCTGGCGGAGCGCGGCCTCACGGACCGGCGCGGCCGCACCCTGCGCGCGCGGGTGGTGCGGCTGCCCGAGCGGCTGGTCTCCGGCGAGTCCTCCGCGCTGCTGCGGGCCGCCGACGGCGGACCGCCGCTGCCGCCCGGCAGACACGCCCACGCCTCCGAGGAGGGCCTCGGCGGCGCCCCGACGCTGCTGTCCAACACGGAGACCTTCGCCCAACTCGCGCTCGCCGCCCACCTCGGCGCCGACCACTACGCCTCCTCGGGCACCGCGGCCGAACCCGGCACCCTGCTGCTGACCGTCTCCGGCGCGGTGCCGGACCCCAGGGTCGTCGAGGCGCCCAGCGGAGTGCCCCTCGCGCACGTCCTGCGGTCCTGCGGCGCCGGACCGGACCTCCAGGCCGTGCTGACCGGCGGCTACCACGGCGCCTGGCTGGACGCGCCGACCGCGTACGCGGCGGCCGTCTCCCGGGAGGGCCTCGCCTCCTGCGGCGGCTCCCTCGGCGCGGGCGCCCTGCTGCCACTGCCCGCCGGCACCTGCCCGCTGGGCGAGGCGGTCCGGGTGGCGCACTGGCTGGCCGCCGAGTCCGCCGGGCAGTGCGGGCCCTGCCGCCTCGGCCTGCCGTCGGTGGCCGGGGCCCTGGCCGACGTGGTCTCCGGGGGCGGCCGGAGCGCCCTGGAGACCGTGCGCCAGGCGGCCGGCGCCGTCCGGGGGCGCGGCGCCTGCGCCCACCCGGACGGCGCGGCCCGCTTCACCCTTACCGCGCTGTCGGCGTTCACCGACGACCTGGCCGCGCACGTGCTGGGCGGCGGCTGCGGGCGGCCCACCCTCGGGGCGCTGCCGCTGCCCCTCGCCGCCGGTGCCACCGAGGGGAGCCCGGAGAGCGGCGAGCGGCTGGCGGTGGACTGGACGCTGTGCGAGGGGCACGGGCTGTGCGCGGGACTGCTGCCCGAGCTCGTACGCCTCGGGCCGGACGGCTACCCGGCGCTCGCGGAGGCGGGCGTGCCGACGCACCTGCGCGGCCGGGCCCTGCGAGCCGTCCGCCGCTGTCCGGCACTCGCCCTCCGCCTCGACCGCGAGCTCGGCCGGGAGGCCGGCCAGGGGAACTGA
- a CDS encoding M48 family metallopeptidase: MSDSTGGSAAGNGPDEGRERVPGRQRKRFPDISSRAYEHPADRSALVALRKLSGFDTVFKALSGLLPERSLRLLYLSDSVRVGEEQFPHLHTMLLDACYILDLPKVPPMYVTQDPQPNAMCIGLDEPIIVVTTGLVELLDEEEMRAVVGHEVGHALSGHSVYRTILLFLTNFALKVAWIPLGNLAVMAIVTALREWFRKSELSADRAGLLVGQDLTASMRGLMKIAGGNHLHEMNVDAFLAQAEEYEAGGDLRDSVLKIMNVLPRSHPFTTVRAAELRKWAGSREHQRILDGHYPRRSEDKDTSVSDSFRESANHYAESVRASKDPLLGLVRDLASGAGGLGGRLRDSFKGGSTPPKGPDGPGEGSGRP, from the coding sequence ATGAGCGACAGCACCGGCGGCAGCGCGGCGGGGAACGGTCCGGACGAGGGGCGGGAGCGGGTGCCCGGCCGGCAGCGGAAGCGCTTCCCGGACATCTCCTCCCGCGCCTACGAGCACCCGGCGGACCGCTCCGCCCTGGTGGCCCTGCGCAAGCTGAGCGGCTTCGACACCGTCTTCAAGGCGCTGAGCGGGCTGCTGCCCGAGCGCAGCCTGCGGCTGCTGTACCTCTCGGACTCGGTGCGGGTGGGCGAGGAGCAGTTCCCCCATCTGCACACGATGCTGCTGGACGCCTGTTACATCCTGGACCTGCCGAAGGTCCCGCCGATGTACGTCACCCAGGACCCGCAGCCCAACGCCATGTGCATCGGCCTGGACGAGCCGATCATCGTGGTGACCACGGGCCTCGTCGAGCTGCTGGACGAGGAGGAGATGCGGGCGGTCGTGGGCCACGAGGTGGGCCACGCCCTGTCGGGCCACTCGGTCTACCGCACGATCCTGCTGTTCCTGACGAACTTCGCCCTGAAGGTGGCCTGGATCCCGCTGGGCAACCTCGCCGTGATGGCGATCGTCACGGCGCTCCGCGAGTGGTTCCGCAAGTCGGAGCTGTCGGCGGACCGGGCGGGGCTGCTGGTGGGCCAGGACCTCACGGCCTCGATGCGCGGCCTGATGAAGATCGCGGGCGGCAACCACCTGCACGAGATGAACGTGGACGCGTTCCTCGCCCAGGCGGAGGAGTACGAGGCCGGCGGCGACCTGCGCGACTCCGTACTGAAGATCATGAACGTGCTGCCGCGCTCGCACCCCTTCACGACCGTGCGGGCGGCGGAGCTCAGGAAGTGGGCCGGCAGCCGCGAGCACCAGCGGATCCTGGACGGGCACTACCCCCGGCGCTCGGAGGACAAGGACACGTCCGTCAGCGACTCGTTCCGGGAGTCCGCGAACCACTACGCGGAGTCGGTGCGCGCGAGCAAGGACCCGCTGCTGGGGCTGGTGCGGGATCTGGCGTCCGGGGCCGGTGGGCTGGGCGGGCGGCTGCGGGATTCTTTCAAGGGCGGGTCCACGCCGCCGAAGGGGCCTGACGGGCCCGGGGAGGGGTCCGGGCGGCCGTAG